From Ovis aries strain OAR_USU_Benz2616 breed Rambouillet chromosome 21, ARS-UI_Ramb_v3.0, whole genome shotgun sequence, a single genomic window includes:
- the LOC121817549 gene encoding uncharacterized protein LOC121817549 — MACAVSRRPAWPPWAFCAAFSRPFPHRGGQQLPGLPGGAQRGRRHRHPPPPLWSASLQTGRAPSSGSWGLREVLLAGDSPRLQSSGARPWCWRFPAACGGRPEAGEGEARRRQSPGQDLTGAKLWTEEMPGFLEVAGPQAVMPRVTHRWMDREASKVVQAMQRWRKNTFQVQQVRRRPEGGNVAGSKVSRKGLLGEMGRMRSLGRCGQSWDGCGRFGVACVSAPWPALSARACLLLRPPLPPRRAMLSALHSPGCCQKKPVTGAWWERESWAFLVRWWGAKGFRPCGFPKALMSLSGPL; from the exons ATGGCGTGCGCGGTCTCTCGACGCCCGGCTTGGCCCCCGTGGGCCTTCTGCGCCGCGTTTTCCCGCCCTTTCCCACACAGAGGCGGGCAGCAGCTCCCCGGGCTGCCTGGGGGCGCCCAGCGAGGGCGCAGGCATCGCCACCCGCCGCCGCCTCTGTGGTCCGCCTCTCTGCAAACAGGTCGGGCGCCTTCTTCCGGAAGCTGGGGACTGAGAGAAGTCCTCCTAGCAGGAGATTCGCCGCGCCTGCAGTCATCCGGAGCGCGCCCGTGGTGCTGGCGCTTTCCAGCTGCCTGTGGTGGCAGGCCCGAGGCTGGGGAGGGCGAGGCCAGGAGGCGACAGAGCCCAG GGCAGGACCTGACAGGTGCGAAGCTCTGGACGGAGGAGATGCCTGGTTTCCTGGAGGTGGCAGGGCCGCAGGCGGTTATGCCAAGAGTCACACATAGGTGGATGGACCGAGAAGCTTCCAAG GTGGTCCAGGCCATGCAAAGATGGAGGAAGAACACCTTCCAGGTTCAGCAGGTACGGAGGAGGCCCGAGGGTGGGAATGTGGCGGGGAGCAAGGTGAGCAGGAAGGGACTGCTGGGAGAGATGGGCAGGATGCGGTCACTCGGCCGctgtgggcagagctgggatggGTGTGGCCGTTTCGGTGTGGCCTGCGTGAGTGCACCGTGGCCCGCGCTCTCTGCTAGAGCCTGTCTCCTCTTACGGCCTCCTCTCCCACCACGAAGAGCCATGCTCTCTGCGCTCCATTCTCCTGGTTGCTGCCAGAAAAAGCCGGTCACCGGCGcctggtgggagagggagagctgggctttcctggtgcgcTGGTGGGGTGCTAAAGGTTTCAGGCCCTGTGGTTTTCCCAAGGCCTTGATGTCTTTATCAGGGCCTTTGTAG